In a genomic window of Carassius gibelio isolate Cgi1373 ecotype wild population from Czech Republic chromosome A3, carGib1.2-hapl.c, whole genome shotgun sequence:
- the LOC127943329 gene encoding uncharacterized protein LOC127943329, with protein MAALSPQAMILRVVEPDRARKLKLSSRPASVDALIAVIKEQLEIDLDFSLKYEDPDFDGKLTSLSDIDELPQKAVVHVSFEQDSSSVASTETMSSVSSSERGRRWPSHIFPIPTFSFDVELRLREGNAEFEKNNKQLQLTRDIKHDILEKLASVMYGYKAYPSDKEIAMVAEALVVKHPCLKEAGSQTGWNGWKNSLKFKMGNYRSKMRRAGCPEITVNAGKRSAMNPDNESSHSNIKRPKRAEVNFLPNFPQGENPSTLEQLRQKIVDEMKKAEKNLPLIKKMMQTTFALRRQTIVKTCPPVKELMELWPALKMESEVYAEFQRITNENLPNTFYSELDRHLPRLMTLFRQKASRTGKTSDTLTEILRIHDDQEFHDIHTKRVTVLHALPVYLREDVSGFLRTCMDTSDEPELLDVAVALLTVIKDNDTSPVHFQPVKISVVIESEIVGSLSRFADAFLTSSQTVKLGSQLSSTITLSTGSPQDDDITVIGLISGGDDESAYIDDESETRGAVMCR; from the exons ATGGCAGCTTTATCTCCACAAGCCATGATCCTTCGTGTTGTTGAGCCAGACCGGGCTAGAAAATTAAAACTTAGTTCACGACCAGCCTCTGTTGATGCACTGATTGCTGTTATAAAAGAACAGCTGGAAATAGACCTTGACTTCAGTTTAAAATATGAAGACCCTGACTTTGATGGAAAACTTACTTCCCTCTCTGACATTGATGAGTTGCCACAGAAAGCTGTTGTGCATGTGTCATTTGAGCAAGATTCCAGCTCTgttgcatcaacagaaacaatgTCAAGTGTATCATCCTCAGAACGTGGGAGAAGATGGCCTTCACATATTTTTCCAATTCCCACATTTTCTTTTGACGTTGAACTGAGACTTCGGGAAGGTAATGCCGAATTTGAGAAGAACAACAAGCAACTTCAGTTAACTAGAGacataaaacatgacattttagaaAAGCTAGCATCTGTGATGTATGGCTACAAGGCTTATCCCAGTGATAAGGAGATAGCAATGGTAGCTGAGGCTCTTGTGGTAAAACATCCTTGCTTGAAAGAAGCAGGATCTCAGACTGGCTGGAATGGGTGGAAAAATAGCCTCAAATTTAAGATGGGGAACTATAGGAGCAAGATGAGAAGGGCTGGATGTCCAGAGATCACTGTAAATGCTGGAAAAAGGAGTGCAATGAATCCTGACAATGAATCTTcacattcaaatattaaaagaCCCAAACGAGCAGAAGTAAACTTTTTGCCCAACTTTCCCCAAGGAGAAAATCCCTCAACTCTTGAACAGTTGAGACAGAAAATTGTTGATGAAATGAAGAAAGCTGAGAAGAACTTACCACTTATAAAAAAGATGATGCAAACCACCTTTGCTCTGCGGCGACAGACCATAGTGAAGACATGCCCACCAGTAAAAGAGCTCATGGAACTCTGGCCTGCACTCAAAATGGAATCTGAG gtgTATGCAGAGTTCCAACGGATTACAAACGAGAACCTGCCCAACACATTCTACTCTGAGCTTGACCGACATCTTCCTAGACTGATGACCCTGTTCAGACAGAAAGCATCCAGAACCGGGAAGACATCAGATACTTTAACTGAAATCCTAAGAATCCATGATGACCAG gagtTTCATGACATACACACCAAACGTGTCACTGTTCTTCATGCGCTTCCTGTGTATCTACGTGAGGACGTCTCTGGGTTTTTAAGGACCTGCATg gacACATCTGATGAGCCAGAGCTTTTAGATGTTGCAGTGGCCCTCCTCACAGTCATCAAAGATAATGACACAAGTCCAGTTCACTTCCAGCCTGTGAAAATCTCTGTTGTCATCGAAAGTGAGATTGTGGGCAGCCTCTCCAGATTTGCTGATGCCTTCCTA ACTTCCTCACAAACTGTAAAGCTGGGATCCCAGCTCTCCTCCACCATCACACTCAGCACCGGCTCTCCACAAGACG ATGATATCACAGTGATTGGACTCATCTCAGGAGGAGACGATGAATCAGCCTACATAGATGATGAATCAGAAACTAGAGGAGCGGTGATGTGTAGATAA